A region from the Nesterenkonia lacusekhoensis genome encodes:
- a CDS encoding gluconokinase, with the protein MTSPDLKPIRPRPDAPRHLVVMGVSGSGKSTLALELADRLGLPMAEADEFHPPENIEKMSQQIPLTDEDRWPWLRTLRDWMSEQTAGGSIITCSALRRSYRDVLREAHGQVLFLHVTVDTPRLTGRLAHRSGHFMPASLLDSQLATLEALHADEDGVVLSNDGSIEDLIDSASAWLAKSEEGSLR; encoded by the coding sequence ATGACGAGTCCTGACCTCAAGCCTATCCGGCCACGCCCCGATGCTCCTCGCCACCTGGTGGTGATGGGAGTCTCCGGCTCCGGCAAATCCACACTGGCGCTCGAACTGGCAGACCGGCTGGGACTGCCCATGGCCGAAGCCGATGAGTTTCACCCGCCGGAGAACATCGAGAAGATGTCTCAGCAGATCCCGCTCACCGATGAGGACCGCTGGCCCTGGCTGCGGACTCTCCGCGACTGGATGAGCGAGCAGACCGCCGGCGGCAGCATCATCACCTGCTCCGCTCTGCGCCGCAGCTACCGCGATGTGCTGCGTGAGGCCCACGGGCAGGTGCTCTTCCTCCACGTCACGGTGGACACTCCGCGGCTCACCGGCCGCCTGGCCCACCGCTCGGGCCACTTCATGCCCGCCTCTCTGCTGGACTCTCAGCTGGCCACTCTGGAGGCACTGCATGCCGATGAGGACGGCGTCGTCCTCTCCAACGACGGCTCCATCGAGGATCTGATCGATTCGGCCTCGGCCTGGCTGGCCAAGAGCGAGGAGGGATCGCTGCGATGA
- a CDS encoding FadR/GntR family transcriptional regulator translates to MAPQANGIAAVRPEGMSAALGREIIGGTLQPGEILTLDSLQGRFGVSRTVARDGVKVLESLGLLYSKRRVGLVVTAEDQWNVYAPSVIAWRLESEHSRKAYVELSQLRIAVEPEAAELAAQHRSEEQMEELLALASKMRRLGEAGRLEEFMVADVAFHRLLLEAGGNTMFTALGDVVAEVLTGRTHHGLMPERPKPEALDAHDAVARGIAEQDTRTARENMQLLVDEVRRALEE, encoded by the coding sequence GTGGCGCCGCAGGCCAACGGCATCGCAGCCGTGCGCCCGGAGGGCATGTCAGCCGCTCTGGGACGGGAGATCATCGGGGGAACGCTGCAGCCGGGGGAGATCCTCACTTTGGACTCCCTGCAGGGTCGCTTCGGCGTGTCCCGGACGGTGGCCCGCGACGGCGTGAAGGTCCTGGAGTCTCTGGGGCTGCTGTACTCCAAGCGCCGCGTGGGGCTGGTGGTCACCGCTGAGGACCAGTGGAACGTCTACGCCCCCTCGGTGATCGCATGGCGTCTGGAGTCGGAGCACTCCCGCAAGGCCTATGTGGAGCTGAGCCAGCTGCGCATCGCCGTGGAGCCCGAGGCCGCCGAACTTGCGGCCCAGCACCGCAGCGAGGAGCAGATGGAGGAGCTGCTCGCCCTGGCGTCAAAGATGCGCCGTCTCGGCGAGGCCGGACGTCTGGAGGAGTTCATGGTGGCCGACGTCGCCTTCCATCGGCTGCTGCTCGAGGCCGGGGGCAACACTATGTTCACGGCGTTGGGCGATGTCGTGGCCGAGGTGCTCACCGGCCGAACCCATCACGGCCTGATGCCCGAGCGCCCCAAGCCCGAGGCTCTGGACGCCCATGACGCCGTGGCCCGGGGCATCGCGGAGCAGGACACGCGCACGGCTCGGGAGAATATGCAGCTGCTGGTCGATGAGGTGCGCCGGGCTCTGGAAGAATGA
- a CDS encoding globin gives MGFLPNPDGSTPTTTPAAPQSGGSGEDQEKSGPEQQSFYDAVGGHETFKKIVDVFYDQVAEDEDFRAMYPEEDLEPAKQRLLMFLEQYWGGPRTYQEQRGHPRLRMRHMPFRVDAAARDKWLDFMGRAVKAAELSPMHEEILWDYLERAAHSMVNS, from the coding sequence CTGGGCTTCCTCCCCAACCCGGACGGCAGCACACCCACGACGACGCCGGCCGCACCGCAGAGCGGCGGCTCCGGTGAGGACCAGGAGAAGTCCGGACCGGAGCAGCAGAGCTTCTACGACGCTGTGGGCGGACATGAGACCTTCAAGAAGATCGTGGACGTCTTCTATGACCAGGTGGCCGAGGATGAGGACTTCCGCGCCATGTACCCGGAGGAGGACCTCGAGCCGGCCAAGCAGCGCCTGCTGATGTTCTTGGAGCAGTACTGGGGCGGCCCCCGGACCTACCAGGAGCAGCGCGGCCATCCGCGGCTGCGCATGCGGCATATGCCCTTCCGGGTCGATGCCGCAGCCCGCGACAAGTGGCTGGACTTCATGGGCCGTGCGGTCAAGGCCGCAGAGCTCTCCCCTATGCATGAGGAGATCCTCTGGGACTACCTGGAGCGGGCGGCCCATTCCATGGTCAACAGCTGA
- a CDS encoding ribose-5-phosphate isomerase, translating into MRVHIATDHAGMELSAHLVQHLTALGYEMVDHGPQEYDASDDYPGFCLRAAEAVAGERAEGQDSLGIVLGGSGNGEQIAANKVRGVRAALAWNLDTARLAREHNDANVVGLGGRQHSLEEATAIVEAFLTAAWSEDERHTRRIGKISHYEETGEILD; encoded by the coding sequence ATGCGCGTCCATATCGCCACCGATCATGCCGGAATGGAGCTCTCCGCCCATCTGGTCCAGCACCTCACCGCACTGGGGTATGAGATGGTCGATCACGGTCCGCAGGAATATGACGCCTCCGACGACTACCCGGGCTTCTGCCTGAGGGCCGCTGAGGCGGTGGCCGGCGAGCGTGCCGAGGGACAGGACTCTCTGGGCATCGTCCTCGGCGGCTCCGGCAACGGTGAGCAGATCGCCGCCAATAAGGTCCGCGGTGTCCGGGCCGCCTTGGCCTGGAACCTGGACACCGCCCGTCTGGCGCGTGAGCACAACGACGCCAATGTGGTCGGCTTGGGCGGTCGTCAGCACTCATTGGAAGAGGCCACCGCCATCGTGGAGGCCTTCCTGACCGCTGCCTGGAGCGAGGATGAGCGGCACACGCGCCGGATCGGCAAGATCTCCCACTACGAGGAGACCGGAGAGATCCTGGACTGA
- a CDS encoding Fpg/Nei family DNA glycosylase, whose translation MPEGHTLHRLARQVDRLFVGRPWKVSSPQGRFDAGAARLNGRTPDRAQAWGKHLFVHVGADIWQVHLGLYGAFSFRGDEEFTQGETAATLGAPRAAAQQLEPRYDDAGWILPEPPEGAVRARIRSQHGWADLRGPATCAVLTVVEYEKVIRRLGPDPLRQPEDRVDPQACEQFVQNLSRRRVSIGAALMDQAVVAGVGNIYRAESLFMERISPDTASHALDRGQAEALWVRLTEQLRDGVTEGVIRTLRPESTDARAGLTHDYYAGKVRDVERRHHVYQHQGTPCLRCGETIAMRMLQGRRLYWCPGCQTR comes from the coding sequence ATGCCTGAAGGACACACGCTGCACCGGCTCGCCCGACAGGTCGACCGGCTCTTCGTCGGCAGACCCTGGAAGGTCAGCTCGCCGCAGGGACGGTTCGACGCCGGTGCGGCCCGCCTGAACGGACGCACGCCCGACCGCGCCCAGGCCTGGGGCAAGCATCTGTTCGTCCATGTGGGCGCAGACATCTGGCAGGTCCACCTGGGTCTGTACGGAGCGTTCAGCTTCCGCGGGGACGAGGAGTTCACCCAGGGGGAGACCGCTGCGACGCTGGGCGCCCCGCGTGCCGCCGCGCAGCAGCTGGAACCCCGTTACGACGACGCCGGCTGGATCCTCCCGGAACCGCCCGAGGGTGCGGTGCGGGCCCGGATCCGCAGTCAGCACGGCTGGGCCGATCTGCGTGGACCGGCCACCTGCGCGGTGCTCACCGTCGTCGAGTACGAGAAGGTCATCCGCCGGCTGGGCCCGGATCCGCTGCGTCAGCCGGAGGACAGGGTGGATCCGCAGGCCTGCGAGCAGTTCGTGCAGAACCTGTCGCGTCGCCGCGTGAGCATCGGTGCGGCCCTGATGGATCAGGCTGTGGTCGCCGGCGTCGGGAACATCTATCGGGCCGAATCTCTGTTCATGGAGCGGATCTCACCCGATACCGCGTCGCATGCGCTGGACAGGGGACAGGCCGAGGCCCTCTGGGTACGGCTGACCGAGCAGCTGCGCGACGGTGTGACCGAAGGGGTGATCCGCACACTGCGCCCGGAGAGCACCGACGCTCGTGCCGGACTCACCCATGACTACTATGCGGGGAAGGTCCGCGACGTCGAACGCCGTCATCACGTCTATCAGCACCAGGGAACGCCGTGCCTGCGCTGCGGGGAGACCATCGCGATGCGCATGCTGCAGGGTCGTCGGCTCTATTGGTGCCCCGGGTGCCAGACTCGCTGA
- the thrS gene encoding threonine--tRNA ligase codes for MSENISITLNGSSTTLEAGTTGTTLFAEETTVLVMRVDGELWDLSREIPDGASVEPVDISEQDGLNVLRHSTAHVMAQAVQQLFPGSKLGIGPYITDGFYFDFDVEEPFTPDDLKTIEKTMQKIVKSGQTFEREVVDVDEARRQMADEPYKLELLGESGGEAAEGASVEVGGDVITIYHNVDRKGERVWADLCRGPHVPSTKLIANGFSVMRAAGAYWRGKETNPQLQRLYGTAWPTKEDLTAYKERLAEAERRDHRRLGRELDLFSFPEEIGSGLSVWHPKGGLVRGLMEQHARSRHLESGYTYVYTPHISKADLFSTSGHLANYKDDMWPAISMDEEVDEEGNVTKQGQDYYLKPMNCPMHILIYKERGRSYRELPLRLAENGTVYRNERSGALHGLTRVRGFTQDDAHLFVRPDQLEDEVTKVVEFVVSLLRDFGLESFELELSMRDDEKDKWVGSDQYWESATQALRNVALNSGLKLTEIPGEAAFYGPKIDLKITDAIGRKWQLSTVQVDPNLPERFELEYTAEDGSRQRPIMIHRALFGSIERFFAILLEHYAGAFPAWLAPVQVRGIPVAEPFNDYLGEVIEKLRSAGVRAELDDGSDRFPKKIRTASKDKIPFVLIAGGEDAEAGAVSFRFRDGSQDNQIPVDEAVERILAAIRTKEA; via the coding sequence GTGTCCGAAAACATCAGCATCACCCTCAACGGCTCATCCACGACCCTTGAGGCGGGCACCACAGGCACCACACTCTTCGCTGAGGAGACCACTGTGCTGGTCATGCGCGTGGACGGCGAACTCTGGGACCTCTCCCGCGAGATCCCCGACGGCGCCTCCGTGGAACCGGTCGACATCAGCGAGCAGGACGGCCTCAACGTCCTGCGCCACTCCACCGCCCACGTGATGGCTCAGGCCGTCCAGCAGCTGTTCCCCGGATCGAAGCTGGGCATCGGTCCCTACATCACCGATGGCTTCTACTTCGACTTCGACGTCGAAGAGCCCTTCACTCCGGATGATCTGAAGACGATCGAGAAGACGATGCAGAAGATCGTCAAGTCCGGCCAGACCTTCGAACGCGAGGTCGTCGACGTCGACGAGGCGCGACGCCAGATGGCGGATGAGCCCTATAAGCTCGAGCTGCTGGGCGAGTCCGGCGGGGAAGCCGCGGAGGGGGCCTCGGTCGAGGTCGGCGGCGACGTGATCACCATCTACCACAACGTGGATCGCAAGGGGGAGCGGGTCTGGGCCGATCTGTGCCGCGGCCCGCATGTGCCCTCCACCAAGCTGATCGCCAACGGCTTCTCCGTGATGCGCGCGGCCGGAGCCTACTGGCGCGGCAAAGAGACCAACCCTCAGCTGCAGCGGCTCTACGGCACCGCCTGGCCCACCAAGGAGGATCTGACCGCCTATAAGGAGCGACTGGCTGAGGCTGAGCGCCGGGATCACCGCCGTCTGGGTCGGGAGCTGGACCTGTTCAGCTTCCCGGAGGAGATCGGCTCCGGTCTCTCCGTCTGGCACCCCAAGGGCGGACTGGTCCGAGGTCTTATGGAACAGCATGCCCGTTCCCGTCACCTGGAGTCCGGCTACACCTACGTCTACACCCCGCACATCTCGAAGGCGGATCTGTTCTCGACCTCGGGGCATCTGGCCAACTACAAGGACGACATGTGGCCTGCCATCTCCATGGATGAGGAGGTGGACGAGGAGGGCAACGTCACCAAGCAGGGCCAGGACTACTACCTGAAGCCGATGAACTGCCCCATGCACATCCTCATCTACAAGGAGCGAGGCCGCAGCTACCGCGAGCTGCCGCTGCGGCTGGCGGAGAACGGCACGGTCTACCGCAACGAGCGTTCCGGGGCGTTGCACGGACTCACGCGGGTCCGGGGCTTCACCCAGGATGACGCGCATCTGTTCGTCCGACCCGACCAGCTGGAGGACGAGGTCACCAAGGTCGTGGAGTTCGTGGTCTCGCTGCTGCGTGACTTCGGCCTGGAGAGCTTCGAACTGGAGCTGTCCATGCGCGATGACGAGAAGGACAAATGGGTGGGCTCCGACCAGTACTGGGAGTCGGCCACCCAGGCCCTGCGCAACGTGGCTCTGAACTCCGGGCTCAAGCTCACCGAGATTCCCGGCGAGGCGGCGTTCTACGGCCCGAAGATCGACCTGAAGATCACAGATGCCATCGGCCGCAAGTGGCAGCTCTCGACCGTCCAGGTGGACCCGAACCTTCCCGAGCGCTTCGAGCTGGAGTACACCGCGGAGGACGGCTCGCGCCAGCGCCCCATCATGATCCATCGGGCCCTCTTCGGCTCCATCGAGCGTTTCTTCGCGATCCTGTTGGAGCACTACGCCGGTGCGTTCCCGGCCTGGCTGGCTCCTGTGCAGGTCCGCGGAATCCCCGTGGCCGAACCCTTCAACGACTACCTGGGAGAGGTCATCGAGAAACTCCGGTCCGCAGGCGTGCGTGCTGAGCTCGACGACGGCTCCGACCGCTTCCCCAAGAAGATCCGCACAGCATCGAAGGACAAGATCCCCTTCGTGCTGATCGCCGGCGGGGAGGATGCCGAGGCCGGTGCAGTCTCCTTCCGCTTCCGCGACGGCAGCCAGGACAACCAGATCCCTGTGGACGAGGCCGTGGAGCGCATCCTGGCCGCCATCCGGACGAAGGAAGCCTGA
- a CDS encoding HIT domain-containing protein, translating into MGDEDQQFVPAGVPDAFQRLWNPHRTAYLKRGQDQVTGRSDCPFCAAPAHDDAESLVIHRGERCFVLLNLYPYNPGHLLICPYRHVPDLTDLSAAESEEFTRLAQVAMTALRSVAAPGGFNLGINQGKVGGAGIAAHLHQHVVPRWGGDGNFLPIIAQTKNMSQTLGETHRLLSDAWDQAAAEFAAQQDDAAQQDDAAQQDGVEKGDR; encoded by the coding sequence GTGGGGGACGAGGATCAGCAGTTCGTGCCGGCCGGGGTTCCGGACGCCTTCCAGCGGCTCTGGAACCCCCACCGCACGGCGTATCTGAAGCGCGGCCAGGACCAGGTCACCGGACGATCGGACTGCCCCTTCTGTGCGGCTCCGGCCCACGACGACGCCGAATCGCTGGTCATCCATCGCGGTGAGCGCTGCTTCGTGCTGCTGAACCTCTATCCCTACAATCCCGGGCACCTGTTGATCTGCCCGTATCGCCACGTGCCGGACCTGACCGACCTCAGCGCCGCTGAGTCGGAGGAGTTCACCCGGCTGGCCCAGGTGGCGATGACCGCACTGCGCAGTGTTGCAGCACCGGGAGGATTCAACCTCGGCATCAACCAGGGCAAAGTCGGCGGGGCCGGCATCGCCGCACACCTGCATCAGCACGTCGTGCCGCGTTGGGGAGGGGACGGAAACTTCCTGCCCATCATCGCTCAGACCAAGAACATGTCTCAGACGTTGGGAGAGACGCACCGACTGCTGAGCGATGCCTGGGATCAGGCAGCCGCAGAGTTCGCAGCCCAGCAGGACGATGCAGCCCAGCAGGACGATGCAGCCCAGCAGGACGGCGTCGAGAAGGGGGACCGCTGA
- the pgsA gene encoding phosphatidylinositol phosphate synthase has translation MLNRYAKAFFVALFTPLAKGLLKLGLTPNAVTVIGTLGVCAGALIFYPMGELFWGTVFITLFVFSDLIDGLMARLSGKGSVLGGFLDSTLDRMQDGAVFLGLLIWFFTGGDHLWLGIVAALCLLLGALVSYVRAKAESLGYTAQGGIAERPERMVLTLVFTGFTGLGLAPEVLLGVLTLLAAASLITVVQRMVGVYRQSLQSPS, from the coding sequence ATGCTCAACCGCTACGCCAAGGCCTTCTTCGTCGCACTGTTCACCCCGCTGGCCAAGGGCCTGCTGAAGCTGGGGCTGACGCCCAACGCGGTCACCGTCATCGGCACGCTGGGCGTATGCGCCGGCGCGCTGATCTTCTACCCGATGGGCGAACTGTTCTGGGGCACAGTGTTCATCACGCTCTTCGTCTTCTCTGATCTGATCGACGGCCTCATGGCCCGGCTCAGCGGAAAGGGCTCTGTCCTGGGCGGGTTCCTGGACTCCACCCTGGACCGGATGCAGGACGGAGCGGTGTTCCTGGGCCTGCTGATCTGGTTCTTCACCGGGGGCGATCACCTATGGCTCGGCATCGTCGCGGCGCTGTGTCTGCTGCTGGGCGCGCTGGTCTCCTATGTGCGGGCCAAAGCCGAATCTCTGGGCTACACAGCCCAGGGCGGCATCGCCGAACGGCCTGAGCGGATGGTGCTGACCCTGGTGTTCACTGGATTCACCGGGCTCGGGCTGGCACCGGAGGTGCTGCTGGGGGTGCTGACGCTGCTGGCGGCGGCTTCTCTGATCACAGTGGTGCAGCGCATGGTGGGGGTCTACCGGCAGTCGCTGCAGTCTCCCTCCTGA
- a CDS encoding YebC/PmpR family DNA-binding transcriptional regulator — MAGHSKWANTKHRKAAVDAKRAKINARYIKQIEVAARNGGPDTDGNPALDLAVSKAKKESVPNDNIDRAIKRGAGLTGDTVEYEEVTYEVRGPAGSALLVECLTDNRNRAAAEVRTAVTRSGGTLADPGSVAYMFQRKGVVTVPHAEGLTEDDVLAAVLEAGVEDVLEQENRFEVQAEPSDLQAVTSGLEEAGIEYDSDEVAFISDMKVDLELSDAKKFLKLHDALDDLDDVQAIHTNADLSQETLDALDAES; from the coding sequence ATGGCCGGCCACTCCAAATGGGCCAACACCAAGCACCGTAAGGCTGCTGTCGACGCCAAGCGCGCCAAGATCAACGCGCGCTACATCAAGCAGATCGAGGTCGCCGCACGCAACGGCGGGCCGGACACCGACGGGAATCCGGCTCTCGATCTGGCCGTCTCCAAGGCGAAGAAGGAGTCGGTGCCCAACGACAACATCGATCGCGCCATCAAGCGCGGTGCTGGCCTGACCGGCGACACCGTCGAATACGAAGAGGTCACCTACGAGGTCCGCGGCCCGGCCGGTTCCGCCCTGCTGGTGGAGTGCCTGACCGATAACCGCAACCGTGCCGCCGCCGAGGTGCGCACTGCTGTGACGCGTTCCGGGGGAACCCTCGCCGATCCTGGCTCTGTGGCCTACATGTTCCAGCGCAAAGGTGTGGTCACTGTGCCCCACGCCGAGGGTCTCACCGAAGACGATGTGCTGGCCGCGGTGCTAGAGGCCGGTGTGGAGGACGTCCTGGAGCAGGAGAACCGTTTTGAGGTCCAGGCCGAGCCCAGCGATCTGCAGGCTGTCACCTCGGGATTGGAGGAGGCCGGCATCGAGTACGACTCCGACGAGGTCGCCTTCATCTCTGACATGAAGGTGGATCTGGAGCTCTCCGATGCCAAGAAGTTCCTGAAGCTCCATGATGCCCTCGATGACCTCGACGACGTCCAGGCCATCCACACCAACGCGGACCTGAGCCAGGAGACTCTGGACGCGCTCGACGCCGAGAGCTGA
- the ruvC gene encoding crossover junction endodeoxyribonuclease RuvC, translating into MVSQRILGVDPGLTRCGFAVVEMSRDRTGESVHVEVKGTSSDQDLAVRILAIQRAAEELLDTYAPDVLAIERVFASANAPTVVGTAQASGVVIAAAAARGIPVAWHTPSEIKAAVTDDGGADKDAVARMVQRILRLPGLPKPVDATDAYAAAICHAWRSGIGARFDMAAGTRTHQGARTALQKAAEKQRTTLTPAQRAWREAERRVR; encoded by the coding sequence TTGGTCTCCCAACGCATCCTGGGGGTCGACCCCGGGCTGACCCGCTGCGGCTTCGCAGTCGTGGAGATGAGCCGCGACCGCACCGGCGAGTCGGTCCATGTGGAGGTCAAGGGAACCTCGTCGGACCAGGACCTCGCTGTGCGGATCCTGGCCATCCAGCGTGCGGCTGAAGAGCTGTTGGACACCTACGCGCCCGATGTGCTGGCCATCGAGCGCGTCTTCGCCTCAGCCAACGCCCCCACAGTGGTCGGCACTGCTCAGGCTTCAGGCGTGGTCATCGCTGCAGCGGCGGCCCGCGGCATCCCAGTCGCCTGGCACACGCCCTCCGAGATCAAGGCGGCGGTCACCGACGACGGCGGCGCGGACAAGGACGCAGTCGCCCGGATGGTCCAGCGCATCCTCCGACTGCCTGGTCTGCCCAAGCCTGTGGATGCCACCGACGCCTACGCGGCGGCCATCTGTCACGCCTGGCGGTCCGGCATCGGCGCGCGCTTCGACATGGCGGCCGGAACTCGGACCCACCAGGGCGCCCGGACGGCGCTGCAGAAGGCCGCTGAGAAGCAGAGGACCACGCTGACTCCCGCCCAGCGTGCCTGGCGGGAGGCTGAGCGCAGAGTGCGTTAG
- the ruvA gene encoding Holliday junction branch migration protein RuvA: protein MISSIRGEVLHVALDHAVVEVSGFGLEVTATAQTLGQLRVGSETRLQTSFVPRQDDAPLLFGFADAGEREIFTTMLSISGVGPRLALAVLSVHTPGEVRQAIAESDTAAFTKVPGIGKKTAQRILLELAGKLVIESVDPAAEPAAGADRPAAEDETVLQVREALASLGWTEKDAKAAVDRVLDAEPDLVGRDVSVVLRHTLRSLGGPGGAR, encoded by the coding sequence ATGATCTCTTCGATCCGCGGTGAAGTCCTCCATGTCGCCCTCGACCACGCCGTGGTGGAGGTCTCCGGCTTCGGGCTCGAGGTCACCGCCACGGCTCAGACGTTGGGCCAGCTGCGCGTCGGCTCCGAGACGCGCCTGCAGACCAGCTTCGTGCCGCGACAGGATGACGCCCCGCTGCTCTTCGGCTTCGCCGATGCGGGGGAGCGGGAGATCTTCACCACGATGCTCTCCATCTCCGGAGTCGGCCCGCGCCTGGCCCTGGCGGTGCTCAGTGTGCACACCCCCGGCGAAGTTCGTCAGGCCATCGCCGAGTCGGACACCGCGGCCTTCACCAAGGTCCCGGGGATCGGCAAGAAGACCGCCCAACGGATCCTGCTGGAGCTGGCCGGCAAACTCGTCATCGAGTCTGTGGACCCCGCCGCTGAGCCCGCTGCCGGCGCTGACCGACCTGCCGCTGAGGATGAGACAGTTCTGCAGGTCCGCGAGGCGCTGGCGTCTCTGGGATGGACGGAGAAGGACGCCAAGGCCGCCGTGGACAGAGTCCTCGATGCTGAACCGGACCTGGTCGGCCGGGACGTCTCCGTAGTCCTGCGCCACACTCTGCGCTCACTCGGAGGGCCGGGAGGCGCCCGATGA
- the ruvB gene encoding Holliday junction branch migration DNA helicase RuvB yields MSTEDPREVVGTSPVAEEKAMEAALRPKALDDFVGQKTVRGQLSLVLESSRLRGAAADHVLLSGPPGLGKTTLAMIIAGEMNAPLRISSGPAIQHAGDLAAILSSLTEGEVLFIDEIHRMSRPAEEMLYMAMEDFRVDIIVGKGAGATSIPLDLPAFTLVGATTRAGLLPAPLRDRFGFTGHLEYYSAEELELVLRRSAGMLDMSVSTHGFAEIASRSRGTPRIANRLLRRVRDWALVHSVEEVGRSAASEALDTYEVDRRGLDRLDRAVLEALCTKFRGGPVGLSTLAILVGEETETVETVAEPYLVREGFLARTPRGRIATDAAWTHLGLPIPSGQERPSDT; encoded by the coding sequence ATGAGCACAGAGGACCCTCGAGAGGTGGTGGGCACCTCGCCGGTGGCCGAGGAGAAGGCCATGGAGGCCGCCCTGAGGCCCAAGGCCCTCGACGATTTCGTCGGGCAGAAGACGGTGCGCGGACAGCTGTCTCTGGTGCTGGAGTCGTCCCGACTGCGCGGTGCCGCAGCTGACCACGTGCTGCTGTCCGGACCGCCCGGACTGGGTAAGACCACACTGGCGATGATCATCGCAGGTGAGATGAACGCGCCCCTGCGCATCAGCTCGGGTCCGGCCATCCAGCATGCCGGTGACCTCGCAGCCATCCTCTCCTCGCTGACCGAGGGCGAGGTCCTGTTCATCGACGAGATCCACCGGATGTCTCGGCCGGCCGAAGAGATGCTCTACATGGCGATGGAGGACTTCCGCGTCGACATCATCGTGGGCAAGGGCGCCGGGGCCACCTCCATCCCGCTGGATCTTCCGGCCTTCACCCTGGTCGGCGCGACGACGCGGGCAGGCCTTCTGCCGGCTCCGCTGCGTGACCGATTCGGCTTCACCGGGCACCTTGAGTACTACAGCGCAGAGGAGCTGGAGCTGGTCCTGCGCCGCTCCGCAGGGATGCTGGACATGTCCGTCTCCACCCACGGGTTCGCCGAGATCGCCTCCCGCTCCCGCGGCACACCGCGCATCGCCAACCGTCTGCTGCGGCGGGTCCGTGACTGGGCATTGGTCCACAGCGTCGAGGAAGTGGGACGCAGCGCCGCCTCCGAGGCTCTGGACACCTATGAGGTGGACCGGCGCGGCCTGGACCGTCTGGACCGCGCAGTGCTCGAGGCGCTGTGCACCAAGTTCCGCGGCGGCCCGGTCGGGCTGTCCACCCTGGCCATCCTGGTGGGGGAGGAGACCGAGACCGTCGAGACCGTCGCGGAACCCTACCTGGTCAGAGAAGGATTCCTGGCCCGGACCCCGCGCGGGCGCATCGCGACCGATGCCGCCTGGACCCACCTGGGTCTTCCGATCCCTTCGGGCCAGGAGAGGCCCTCCGACACCTGA
- a CDS encoding preprotein translocase subunit YajC has product MTQTDWLNPVIDLLYAQTTAAQILAGGGGGAAGGGEFFMLALLGIMLIFMVMTFRRGKKMRDAQAAAVSSAVVGAEVMTAGGMIGTVVARDEERQRLTLEFSSGDRADFQVAAVQHVIEPAVTAEDPTTEDPTSGQEK; this is encoded by the coding sequence GTGACACAGACAGATTGGCTCAACCCTGTGATCGATCTCCTCTACGCCCAGACCACCGCTGCTCAGATCCTTGCCGGAGGAGGCGGAGGAGCTGCCGGCGGCGGCGAGTTCTTCATGCTGGCGTTGCTCGGCATCATGCTGATCTTCATGGTGATGACGTTCCGCCGCGGCAAGAAGATGCGCGACGCTCAGGCAGCGGCGGTGAGCTCCGCCGTGGTCGGTGCCGAGGTGATGACCGCCGGCGGAATGATCGGCACCGTCGTCGCGCGCGACGAGGAACGTCAGCGGCTGACTCTGGAGTTCTCCTCCGGTGACCGCGCCGACTTCCAGGTCGCGGCCGTCCAGCATGTCATCGAACCTGCCGTGACCGCGGAGGATCCCACCACTGAGGATCCCACCTCCGGCCAGGAGAAGTAA